One genomic window of Glycine max cultivar Williams 82 chromosome 16, Glycine_max_v4.0, whole genome shotgun sequence includes the following:
- the LOC100795059 gene encoding LOW QUALITY PROTEIN: receptor-like protein EIX2 (The sequence of the model RefSeq protein was modified relative to this genomic sequence to represent the inferred CDS: inserted 1 base in 1 codon; substituted 1 base at 1 genomic stop codon): protein MAVLFATHVLLLILSTATTLHFSASKAARLNMTCSEKERNALLSFKHGLADPSNRLSSWSDKSHCCTWPGVHCNNTGKVMEIILDTPAALXYRELSGEISPSLLELKYLNRLDLSSNYFVLTPIPSFLGSLESLRYLDLSLSGFMGLIPHQLGNLSNLQHLNLGYNYALQIDNLNWISRLYSLEYLDLSGSDLHKQGNWLQVLSALPSLSELHLESCQIDNLGPPKGKTNFTHLQVLDLSINNLNQQIPSWLFNLSTTLVQLDLHSNLLQGEIPQIISSLQNIKNLDLQNNQLRGPLPDSLGQLKHLEVLNLSNNTFTCPIPSPFANLSSLRTLNLAHNRLNGTIPKSFEFLXNLQILNLGTNSFTGDMPVTLGTLSNLVMLDLSSNLLEGSIKESNFVKLLKLKELRLSWTNLFLSVNSGWVPPFQLEYVLLSSFGIGHKFPEWLKRQSSVKVLTMSKAGIADLVPSWFWNWTLQIEFLDLSNNLLSGDLSNIFVNSSVINLSSNLFKGTLPSVSANVEVLNVANNSISGTISPFLCGKENATNKLSVLDFSNNVLYGDLGHCWVHWQALVHLNLGSNNLSGVIPNSMGYRSQLESLLLDDNRFSGYIPSTLQNCSTMKFIDKGNNQLSDVIPDWMWEMQYLMVLRLRSNNFNGSITQKICQLSSLIVLDLGNNSLSGSIPNCLDDMKTMAGEDDFFANPLSYSYGSDFSYNHYKETLVLVPKGDELEYRDNLILVRMIDLSSNKLSGAIPSEISKLSALRFLNLSRNHLSGGIPNDMGKMKLLESLDLSLNNISGQIPQSLSDLSFLSVLNLSYNNLSGRIPTSTQLQSFEELSYTGNPELCGPPVTKNCTDKEELTETASVGHGDGNFFGTSEFYIGMGVGFAAGFWGFCSVVFFNRTWRRAYFHYLDHLRDLIYVIIVLKVRRLLGKL from the exons atgGCAGTGCTATTTGCAACTCATGTTCTTCTCTTGATATTGTCCACTGCAACAACTCTCCACTTCAGTGCAAGCAAGGCAGCAAGGCTCAATATGACTTGCAGTGAGAAGGAAAGGAATGCACTCCTCAGCTTCAAGCATGGACTAGCAGACCCTTCAAACAGGCTTTCATCGTGGTCTGACAAATCGCATTGCTGTACATGGCCAGGGGTTCACTGCAACAACACAGGTAAAGTCATGGAAATCATTCTTGACACACCTGCGGCTC CATATAGGGAGTTGAGTGGAGAGATTAGTCCTTCTTTGCTTGAACTAAAATATTTGAATCGTTTGGACTTGagttcaaattattttgttctTACTCCAATACCAAGCTTCCTAGGCTCATTGGAGAGTCTGAGATACTTGGACCTTAGCTTAAGTGGGTTCATGGGATTAATCCCTCATCAACTAGGAAACCTCTCAAACCTGCAGCACCTTAATCTTGGATACAATTATGCTCTTCAGATAGATAACCTTAATTGGATATCAAGGCTATATTCCTTAGAGTACCTTGATTTGAGTGGTTCAGACCTTCATAAACAAGGTAACTGGCTTCAAGTACTGAGTGCACTTCCATCTCTTTCAGAACTACACTTGGAGAGCTGTCAAATTGATAACTTAGGACCACCAAAAGGAAAAACCAACTTCACACATCTCCAAGTCCTTGATCTTTCAATTAACAATCTCAATCAGCAAATCCCTTCATGGCTATTTAATCTCAGCACAACTCTTGTCCAACTTGATTTACACAGTAACCTTTTACAGGGAGAAATTCCACAAATAATATCAAGCCTtcagaacataaaaaatctagACCTGCAGAACAACCAGCTCAGAGGGCCACTTCCAGATTCATTAGGCCAGCTTAAGCATCTTGAAGTTCTAAATCTCAGTAATAATACCTTTACTTGTCCAATTCCCTCACCATTTGCAAACTTGTCATCCTTGAGAACTTTAAACCTGGCTCACAACCGACTGAATGGAACCATTCCTAAGAGTTTTGAGTTCCTCTGAAACCTGCAGATATTAAATCTTGGAACTAATTCTTTCACTGGTGATATGCCTGTAACTCTTGGAACTCTCTCAAATTTAGTGATGTTAGACCTTTCTTCTAATTTGTTAGAAGGATCTAtaaaagagtcaaattttgtaaaacttttgaaattaaaGGAACTACGTTTGTCTTGGACAaacttgttcctcagtgtcaactcTGGATGGGTTCCTCCTTTTCAGCTTGAATATGTTTTACTGAGCTCCTTTGGAATAGGTCATAAGTTTCCAGAATGGCTAAAAAGGCAAAGTTCTGTGAAGGTTTTGACAATGTCTAAGGCAGGTATCGCAGACTTGGTTCCAAGTTGGTTTTGGAATTGGACTTTGCAAATTGAATTCCTGGATCTGTCAAACAATCTGTTAAGTGGAGACCTATCTAACATCTTTGTCAATTCCAGCGTCATAAATTTGAGTTCCAATTTGTTCAAGGGTACATTGCCAAGTGTGTCTGCAAATGTTGAAGTGCTGAATGTTGCCAATAACTCAATTTCCGGAACAATTTCTCCCTTTTTATGTGGAAAGGAAAATGCTACTAATAAGTTAAGTGTGcttgatttttcaaataatgtCTTATATGGTGATCTTGGTCACTGTTGGGTGCATTGGCAAGCATTGGTGCATTTGAACTTGGGTAGTAACAATTTGTCTGGTGTTATTCCAAACTCCATGGGGTATCGATCTCAACTTGAGTCTTTGTTGTTAGACGACAACCGCTTCTCTGGATATATTCCTTCAACACTGCAAAATTGCTCTACAATGAAATTCATTGACAAGGGCAATAACCAACTTTCTGACGTAATACCAGATTGGATGTGGGAAATGCAATATCTAATGGTTCTTCGTCTAAGATCCAACAATTTCAATGGCAGCATTACTCAAAAGATTTGTCAACTTTCTTCCCTTATAGTGCTGGATCTTGGCAATAACAGCCTGTCAGGATCCATTCCAAATTGTTTGGATGACATGAAGACAATGGCTGGTGAAGATGACTTCTTTGCCAACCCTTTAAGTTATTCATATGGCTCTGACTTCAGTTATAACCACTACAAGGAAACTCTTGTCTTAGTTCCCAAAGGAGATGAGTTAGAGTACAGAGACAATTTGATATTGGTGAGAATGATTGATCTTTCAAGTAATAAGCTGTCTGGAGCAATTCCATCTGAAATTTCCAAGCTATCTGCTTTGCGGTTTTTGAACTTGTCTAGAAATCATCTGTCTGGAGGGATACCAAATGACatgggaaaaatgaaattgttaGAATCCCTTGATCTCTCACTAAACAACATTTCAGGTCAAATCCCTCAAAGCTTATCTGATTTGTCCTTCCTCAGTGTCCTGAATCTATCATACAACAACTTATCAGGCAGAATTCCCACGAGCACCCAACTTCAGAGCTTTGAAGAACTTAGCTACACTGGAAATCCTGAGCTTTGTGGTCCTCCTGTAACAAAAAATTGCACAgacaaggaagagttgacagAGACTGCTTCTGTTGGACACGGTGATGGTAATTTCTTTGGAACATCAGAGTTTTATATCGGTATGGGAGTTGGATTTGCAGCAGGATTTTGGGGTTTTTGCAGTGTTGTTTTCTTCAACAGAACTTGGAGGCGTGCTTATTTTCATTATCTTGACCACTTGAGAGATCTGATTTATGTGATAATAGTTTTGAAGGTAAGAAGGTTACTTGGGAAATTGTGA